Proteins encoded within one genomic window of Oxyura jamaicensis isolate SHBP4307 breed ruddy duck chromosome 10 unlocalized genomic scaffold, BPBGC_Ojam_1.0 oxy10_random_OJ72043, whole genome shotgun sequence:
- the ANKRD34C gene encoding LOW QUALITY PROTEIN: ankyrin repeat domain-containing protein 34C (The sequence of the model RefSeq protein was modified relative to this genomic sequence to represent the inferred CDS: deleted 1 base in 1 codon), whose translation MDEETVLQMGGNSLLKAVWLGRLRLTRLLLEGGAYINESNEKGETALMVACITKHVDQQSISKAKMVKYLLDNRADPNIQDKSGKTALMHACIRGAGGEVVSLLLENGADPSLEDHSGASALVHAINADDKAVLQHLLNACRAKGKEVIIITMDKSATGTKATKQYLNVPPSLEFKDRPPPEACTAAPSLSLTAAVPSPPLAEKEDGAFGPHSAQPGDSPPAKATAEPPSPGRKSGAAKRARLPQLKRLQSEPWGLVAPSVLAASAHHEEQRVRTDDEVIMGIGELSFSKKAPLTRSNSSKSKDPSLFPLVDEQALRTPSASGPVSRKAPYEKSPAGPQRLPRRSTVPEQTESGGPGSAGPAAMEALHWRRLGAEHHDCDDGTGPAEVGKVASERRKLNGSHLALLNGSREALDSLASTSPGAVRRRPPNLLERRGSGTLLLDHISHTRPGYLPPLNVNPNPPIPDIGSSSKSSSLLAAGLKSLVPIAPSSPKRGDLRTKKKLLRRHSMQVEQMRQLSDFEEIVAQ comes from the exons ATGGACGAGGAGACGGTGCTGCAGATGGGGGGGAACTCCCTCCTGAAGGCAGTGTGGCTTGGCCGGCTCCGGCTGACCAGGCTCCTGCTGGAAGGGGGGGCTTACATCAACGAGAGCAACGAGAAAGGGGAGACCGccctcatggtggcctgcatCACCAAGCACGTTGACCAGCAGAGCATCAGCAAGGCCAAGATGGTGAAGTACCTGCTGGACAACAGAGCCGACCCCAACATCCAGGACAAGTCTGGGAAGACGGCCCTCATGCACGCCTGCATCCGAGGCGCCGGGGGAGAGGtggtgtccctgctgctggagaacgGGGCTGACCCCAGCCTGGAGGACCACTCCGGAGCCTCCGCGCTGGTCCACGCCATCAACGCGGACGACAAGGCcgtgctgcagcacctcctgaaCGCCTGCAGAGCAAAAGGGAAGGAGGTGATCATCATCACCATGGACAAGTCAGCCACCGGCACCAAGGCCACCAAGCAGTACCTGAACGTGCCCCCCTCGCTGGAGTTCAAGGACAGG CCCCCCCCTGAGGCGTGcacggcagcccccagcctcagccTGACAGCAGccgtcccgtcccccccacTCGCTGAGAAGGAGGACGGGGCCTTCGGGCCGCACTCGGCCCAGCCCGGGGACAGCCCCCCTGCCAAGGCCACCGCCGAGCCGCCCTCCCCCGGGAGGAAAAGCGGCGCTGCCAAGAGAGCGCGGCTGCCCCAGCTGAAGCGGCTGCAGTCCGAGCCCTGGGGGCTGGTCGCGCCCTCGGTGCTGGCCGCCTCCGCGCACCACGAGGAGCAGCGGGTGCGCACGGACGACGAAGTCATCATGGGCATCGGTGAGCTCTCCTTTTCCAAAAAGGCTCCCCTCACCCggagcaacagcagcaagagcaaAGACCCGTCTCTCTTCCCCCTGGTAGACGAGCAGGCTCTGAGGACGCCCTCGGCCTCGGGGCCGGTCTCCAGGAAGGCGCCCTACGAGAAGAGCCCGGCCGGCCCCCAGCGCCTGCCCCGCAGGAGCACGGTGCCCGAGCAGACGGAGAGCGGTGGCCCCGGCTCCGCGGGCCCGGCGGCGATGGAGGCGCTGCACTGGCGGAGGCTGGGCGCCGAGCACCACGACTGCGATGACGGCACGGGGCCAGCCGAGGTGGGGAAGGTGGCCTCGGAGAGGAGGAAGCTGAACGGGTCCCACCTGGCCCTGCTCAACGGCTCGCGGGAGGCCCTGGACAGCCTCGCCAGCACATCGCCCGGCGCTGTCCGGCGCCGACCGCCCAACCTCCTGGAGCGGCGAGGGTCTGGGACCCTGCTGCTAGACCACATCTCTCATACCCGGCCGGGGTACCTGCCCCCTCTGAATGTGAACCCCAACCCCCCCATCCCTGACATTGGCTCCAGCAGCAAGTCTTCCTCCCTGCTCGCTGCTGGCTTGAAGTCCCTGGTGCCCATCGCTCCCAGCTCACCCAAGCGGGGTGACTTGAGAACCAAAAAGAAGCTTCTCCGGAGACACTCCATGCAGGTGGAGCAGATGAGGCAGCTCTCTGATTTTGAGGAAATAGTGGCCCAGTAG